One Candidatus Berkelbacteria bacterium genomic region harbors:
- a CDS encoding uracil-DNA glycosylase has protein sequence MIAYQSLEDVAAAMRQCRSCGLCTDQTRVVPGEGNARAKVMFIGEAPGFHEDQLGRPFVGAAGEFLEEMLASVNLERKDVFITNMVHARPPGNRDPLPEELDACWPYLAAQIQLLQPKVIVTLGRHSKSKFLPDVGPISIVHGQAFDRPNPATDAPHQWYVALFHPAAGLHKEELKEQIRQDFQVIYKVLAVTQASL, from the coding sequence ATGATTGCTTATCAGTCGCTCGAAGATGTAGCGGCCGCGATGCGCCAGTGTCGATCGTGCGGCTTATGCACAGACCAAACTAGAGTTGTCCCGGGAGAAGGGAATGCGCGAGCAAAGGTTATGTTTATCGGTGAGGCGCCAGGTTTTCACGAGGATCAACTTGGACGACCATTTGTCGGCGCCGCTGGCGAATTTTTGGAAGAGATGCTTGCTTCGGTTAATTTAGAACGAAAAGATGTCTTTATTACCAACATGGTACACGCTCGGCCACCAGGCAATCGGGATCCCTTGCCAGAAGAACTCGATGCGTGTTGGCCGTATCTTGCCGCTCAAATTCAGCTTCTTCAGCCGAAGGTCATTGTTACCTTGGGTCGCCACTCAAAAAGTAAGTTTTTACCCGACGTCGGGCCAATTTCAATCGTTCATGGTCAAGCTTTTGATCGTCCAAATCCGGCAACTGACGCGCCTCATCAATGGTATGTCGCGCTTTTTCATCCCGCCGCCGGTTTACACAAAGAGGAATTAAAAGAACAAATTCGACAGGATTTTCAAGTCATTTATAAAGTTTTGGCTGTCACGCAGGCCAGTTTATAA
- a CDS encoding ribonuclease J → MQQKPETPGIALRAQTALARRVYAAPQTKLRVIPLGGLSEVGMNMTAFEYGNDIIVVDAGGLFPSDQMPGIDLVIPDITYLLENRHKVRAIIFTHGHEDHVSAIPYIYPRLQGIPLYGLPLTAALIEAKFKEHDIKASVSVVKARSRLIFGVFKIDLFTLTHTIPDNVGLAIDTPEGLIAYTTDWKFDHTPIWGEPSDYAKLISMSEQGVLLHMNDSTNAEIPGYTISERVVSMDIEKIFREKAAGRIIMSSFASNINRIQIAINLSAKYGRKVAVSGRSMERNVNVCLKLGYVNAPKDIFVDIRSIANIPPSQLTIISTGSQGEEYSALVRMASGEHRQVKLTKGDTVIISASRIPGNEHAIHETIDNLFRQGAEVVYGGELDIHTSGHAKQEELKMMIAMLKPKYFIPIHGEYRMLKAHAKIALQMGVPGANIFVGENGSVFEVEKGQARWAEKIQANYVMIDGLGIGDVGNIVLRDRQAMAQEGIFMVILTVDKRKGTLISSPDIISRGFVYMRDAKGLIIKARHEIKQLFDRHSKNSPLDWEYVKRALRDDLVKFLYEYTQRQPMIIPVVIEV, encoded by the coding sequence ATGCAACAAAAACCGGAAACGCCTGGCATTGCCCTGCGTGCTCAAACTGCCTTGGCGCGCCGCGTGTATGCGGCGCCGCAAACTAAACTCCGCGTGATCCCCCTCGGCGGTCTCTCGGAAGTGGGAATGAATATGACGGCCTTTGAATATGGCAACGATATTATTGTTGTTGATGCTGGCGGGCTCTTCCCGTCCGATCAAATGCCAGGCATCGATCTTGTTATTCCCGACATTACCTATCTTCTCGAAAATCGACATAAAGTCCGGGCGATTATCTTCACGCACGGCCACGAGGATCATGTTTCGGCCATTCCCTACATCTATCCTCGCCTGCAAGGCATTCCGCTTTACGGTTTGCCGCTGACAGCGGCGCTCATTGAGGCGAAATTTAAGGAACACGATATCAAAGCCAGCGTTAGCGTTGTGAAAGCGCGAAGTCGTCTCATATTTGGAGTCTTTAAAATCGATCTCTTTACGCTCACCCACACCATTCCCGACAACGTCGGACTGGCGATCGACACGCCCGAGGGGTTAATCGCCTACACGACCGATTGGAAATTTGATCATACGCCAATTTGGGGCGAGCCTTCAGATTACGCCAAGTTGATTTCGATGAGTGAGCAGGGCGTGCTTTTGCACATGAACGACTCAACCAACGCCGAAATCCCCGGCTATACAATCTCCGAACGTGTAGTGAGTATGGATATTGAGAAAATATTTCGTGAAAAAGCGGCCGGACGGATTATCATGAGTTCGTTTGCCTCGAATATCAATCGCATTCAAATTGCAATTAATCTTTCAGCTAAATATGGCCGCAAGGTCGCGGTTTCCGGCCGCTCGATGGAGCGCAACGTCAATGTTTGTTTGAAACTCGGCTATGTAAATGCGCCTAAAGATATCTTTGTCGATATTCGGAGTATCGCCAATATTCCGCCTAGCCAGTTAACTATTATTTCAACTGGTTCGCAGGGCGAAGAGTATTCCGCGCTTGTGCGAATGGCTTCGGGCGAGCACCGACAAGTCAAGTTGACTAAGGGCGACACGGTGATTATTTCGGCTTCAAGAATTCCTGGGAATGAGCATGCGATTCACGAAACGATCGACAATCTTTTTCGCCAGGGCGCCGAGGTTGTTTATGGCGGCGAGCTGGACATTCATACTTCGGGGCATGCTAAGCAGGAAGAGCTTAAGATGATGATCGCGATGCTCAAGCCGAAGTATTTTATTCCGATTCACGGCGAATACCGAATGCTCAAGGCGCACGCCAAGATTGCACTTCAAATGGGTGTGCCGGGGGCGAACATCTTTGTTGGCGAGAACGGTTCGGTGTTCGAAGTGGAAAAAGGCCAAGCGCGCTGGGCGGAAAAAATTCAGGCCAACTATGTCATGATTGATGGTCTGGGGATCGGAGATGTGGGCAACATCGTGCTTCGCGATCGACAGGCAATGGCGCAGGAAGGGATTTTTATGGTTATTTTAACGGTTGATAAACGCAAAGGCACACTTATCTCAAGCCCGGATATTATTTCGCGCGGCTTTGTGTATATGCGCGATGCCAAAGGTTTAATCATTAAAGCGCGCCATGAAATCAAGCAATTATTTGATCGGCATAGTAAAAACTCACCGTTGGATTGGGAGTACGTCAAACGCGCGCTCCGCGATGATCTTGTCAAGTTTTTATATGAATACACCCAACGTCAGCCGATGATTATTCCAGTTGTGATTGAAGTTTGA
- a CDS encoding helix-turn-helix domain-containing protein — MTPFRKKRIASSQTLGAKLLKARKRRHIELRTAETETKVPMRHLEALELGHYHKLPARVYVRGFLTRYAVYLGLKPESALTAYEVELASYVQTQSVRVSAKTQATLLRPHSADELIERRRQWHITPEIIWGSALSLFVLGVLGYMWFQVASFAAAPPLEIVTPGSALSVSVQEVEVAGITDPGAELRINDQPVTVNQDGHFREAVSLIDGVNTIEIAAKNKAEKETIKTLQLLADIPR; from the coding sequence ATGACTCCTTTTCGCAAAAAACGGATTGCAAGCTCTCAAACTTTGGGAGCCAAACTTTTGAAGGCGCGGAAGCGTAGGCATATTGAATTACGCACTGCCGAGACCGAGACAAAAGTACCAATGCGTCACTTGGAAGCGCTTGAACTGGGGCACTATCATAAATTGCCAGCCCGCGTTTATGTGCGCGGTTTTTTGACGCGCTACGCCGTCTATCTTGGGTTGAAACCCGAGAGCGCGCTGACTGCCTACGAGGTCGAGCTCGCAAGCTATGTCCAAACTCAAAGCGTTCGCGTTTCGGCTAAAACGCAGGCAACCCTTCTGCGTCCACACAGCGCCGATGAGTTGATCGAACGGCGTCGCCAATGGCATATCACTCCCGAAATTATTTGGGGAAGCGCTTTGAGTCTATTCGTGTTGGGTGTTTTGGGTTATATGTGGTTTCAGGTTGCCAGTTTTGCTGCCGCCCCGCCGCTTGAGATCGTCACGCCTGGTTCAGCCCTTTCAGTTTCAGTGCAAGAGGTTGAAGTTGCCGGTATTACCGATCCAGGCGCGGAGTTACGTATTAACGATCAACCCGTTACAGTTAATCAAGACGGTCACTTTCGCGAGGCTGTAAGTTTAATCGACGGCGTCAATACAATTGAAATTGCGGCGAAAAATAAGGCTGAAAAAGAAACTATCAAAACCCTTCAGCTTCTAGCGGATATTCCACGCTAA
- a CDS encoding DNA translocase FtsK 4TM domain-containing protein encodes MARRRRRRKQSVFAYFDWSVNPDTLREVVATLFIVVGLIGLLALFGGAGAIGANLTSFFSKLFGPVSYLIPVVFLGIGLVLWNPSRFAIRWGLLLGVIFLFTFLPGLLSPFGGLIGTEISALFTQFFGEIAGALALAFLVLASLLLIFNTSLKSLFELVFTSKGEEPQIHDTSAAGNARVSVFQAVRDRLAGARGSMQVSQMPNSASATAKPVIATPVGDWEFPPFELLNLPTGKATAGNVVKNVEIIEKALKDFGIEVAMGDVNIGPTVTQYTLKPTEGIKLNQITARANDLALSLAAPSIRIEAPISGKSLVGIEVPNKVPAIVTLREVLETDHFKSVKSNLTLALGRDAAGAPVAVDLKRMPHLLIAGATGSGKSIAINTIITTLLYQNTPRDLRLLLIDPKRVEFTQYNAVPHLLAPVVTEPDKTVNTLKWSIVEMERRYHQLQEVGSRDIASYNAKHKDSPLPYIVIIIDELADLMQQSAKEVEGAIVRLAQMARAVGIHLVVATQRPSVDVITGLIKANITTRMAFAVASQIDSRTIIDIAGAEKLLGNGDMLFLSNEYVGKPRRVQGCFVTEKEIDGVTEFLKQLAPPQYDEEIENFAPRAVGAGAGGQSAIDDDLFGEAKTVVVQAGKASASLLQRRLRIGYARAARLLDLLEQQGAIGPPDGAKPRDVLIGLETLGGGNFPTTHQSPPVRTPPPDTF; translated from the coding sequence ATGGCTCGTCGTCGCCGTCGGCGCAAACAATCAGTTTTTGCCTACTTTGATTGGTCGGTGAATCCCGATACACTCCGTGAGGTCGTGGCGACGCTTTTTATAGTTGTTGGCTTGATCGGTTTACTGGCTCTTTTTGGCGGCGCCGGCGCAATTGGCGCTAATCTGACAAGTTTTTTCAGTAAACTTTTTGGGCCGGTGAGCTACTTAATCCCAGTTGTCTTTTTGGGAATCGGTCTAGTTCTTTGGAACCCAAGTCGTTTTGCAATTCGCTGGGGTTTATTGCTCGGCGTGATCTTTCTCTTTACTTTTTTACCTGGGCTCTTGAGTCCGTTTGGCGGTTTGATCGGGACTGAAATTTCAGCGTTGTTCACTCAATTTTTTGGTGAAATCGCAGGTGCGCTGGCGCTCGCATTTCTCGTGCTTGCGAGTCTGTTGCTTATTTTTAACACCTCGTTGAAATCTCTCTTTGAACTTGTTTTTACGAGTAAAGGCGAGGAGCCGCAAATCCACGATACATCGGCCGCCGGCAATGCGCGCGTTTCAGTTTTTCAAGCAGTGCGCGATCGCTTGGCCGGCGCGCGAGGTAGCATGCAAGTTTCACAGATGCCGAATTCAGCGAGCGCGACTGCTAAGCCAGTCATCGCGACTCCGGTTGGCGATTGGGAGTTTCCGCCTTTTGAGCTTTTAAATTTGCCAACCGGCAAAGCCACTGCCGGGAATGTGGTCAAAAATGTTGAGATCATTGAAAAAGCGCTCAAGGATTTTGGAATTGAGGTAGCAATGGGCGATGTCAATATCGGCCCAACGGTCACGCAATACACACTCAAGCCAACCGAAGGAATTAAACTCAATCAAATTACGGCCCGGGCTAATGATTTGGCGCTTTCGCTCGCGGCGCCCTCGATTCGCATCGAGGCGCCGATTTCTGGTAAATCACTGGTTGGCATCGAAGTGCCGAATAAAGTGCCTGCGATCGTCACCTTGCGCGAGGTGCTCGAAACGGATCATTTTAAGAGTGTGAAATCGAATTTGACCTTGGCGCTCGGGCGAGACGCCGCTGGCGCGCCGGTGGCGGTTGATCTTAAAAGGATGCCTCATCTCTTAATTGCCGGCGCAACTGGTTCGGGTAAGTCCATTGCCATCAACACTATTATCACAACACTTTTATATCAAAATACGCCGCGCGACTTGCGCCTCTTACTGATTGATCCGAAGCGAGTTGAGTTCACTCAATATAATGCCGTGCCACATCTTCTCGCTCCAGTTGTCACCGAGCCGGATAAAACTGTCAACACGCTCAAATGGTCAATTGTTGAGATGGAACGGCGCTATCATCAGCTTCAAGAGGTTGGCAGTCGCGATATTGCAAGCTACAACGCCAAACACAAAGACTCGCCTCTGCCGTATATCGTTATTATCATCGATGAATTAGCCGACCTCATGCAACAGTCTGCCAAGGAAGTGGAGGGTGCGATTGTGCGCCTCGCGCAAATGGCGCGCGCGGTCGGCATTCATCTAGTAGTGGCAACGCAACGGCCAAGCGTGGATGTTATCACTGGTCTCATCAAGGCGAATATCACCACGCGCATGGCTTTTGCGGTCGCAAGTCAAATTGATTCGCGCACCATTATTGATATTGCCGGCGCCGAAAAACTCCTTGGCAACGGAGACATGCTTTTTCTCTCGAATGAATATGTTGGCAAACCGCGTCGTGTTCAGGGTTGTTTTGTCACTGAAAAAGAGATCGACGGCGTGACGGAATTTCTTAAACAACTGGCGCCGCCTCAATACGATGAAGAGATCGAAAATTTTGCGCCTCGGGCAGTGGGCGCTGGCGCGGGTGGCCAGAGCGCCATCGACGACGATTTATTTGGCGAGGCAAAAACCGTGGTCGTGCAAGCTGGCAAAGCGAGCGCCTCGCTCTTGCAGAGGCGTTTACGGATTGGTTATGCCCGCGCGGCGCGCCTTTTGGATTTACTCGAGCAACAAGGCGCCATCGGTCCGCCCGATGGCGCCAAGCCACGTGATGTTCTTATTGGTCTAGAAACGCTTGGCGGCGGCAACTTCCCAACCACTCATCAATCACCACCAGTTCGCACTCCACCACCCGATACTTTTTGA